One genomic region from Mangifera indica cultivar Alphonso chromosome 17, CATAS_Mindica_2.1, whole genome shotgun sequence encodes:
- the LOC123199900 gene encoding uncharacterized protein LOC123199900 — MALSLTKRLETLNPCLWLAYQQLRLARTESGPSRRRFKSPPSFRMTKSIKEKSEWWIVDGEMHEIGDHVPPRERFVIPRDNIPNKRRKQLREQFMRRTRLVLKESEHEPFCKRYMELYQELRENWERLYWDEGYSKKLAQDHANYDSAEDDDQDFNPYRSSRRSHADQQKDQGLRGNRQGDTWEKVNQIRDKFEYDRERRMREKAFAPMNGGVSDSHDLNSQNQPFDTRRYFPQTESD; from the exons ATGGCTTTATCCCTAACAAAGCGACTTGAGACCTTAAACCCATGCCTCTGGTTGGCCTACCAACAACTACGGCTTGCAAGAACGGAGTCCGGCCCATCAAGGCGGAGGTTCAAATCCCCTCCTTCCTTTCGCATGACAAAGTCCATCAAAGAGAAATCGGAATGGTGGATAGTAGATGGAGAAATGCATGAAATCGGAGATCATGTGCCTCCACGTGAGCGATTTGTTATCCCCAGAGATAACATCCCTAATAAGCGCCGCAAACAGCTCCGCGAACAGTTTATGCGTCGCACACGCCTCGTCCTCAAGGAATCG GAGCATGAACCATTTTGCAAAAGGTACATGGAATTGTATCAGGAGTTAAGGGAGAACTGGGAGAGACTTTATTGGGATGAGGGTTACTCTAAGAAACTTGCTCAAGACCATGCCAACTATGACTCTGCTGAAGATGATGATCAAGATTTTAACCCATACAG GAGCAGCAGGAGGTCTCATGCTGATCAACAGAAG GACCAAGGTTTACGAGGGAATAGGCAAGGTGATACCTGGGAGAAGGTGAATCAGATTCGGGATAAGTTTGAATATGACAGAGAAagaagaatgagagagaaag CATTTGCACCAATGAATGGAGGTGTTTCTGACTCACATGATTTAAACTCCCAAAACCAACCATTTGATACCCGGAGATACTTCCCACAGACTGAAAGCGACTGA